CCTCGAAGGCGGCGACGCCGCGCGTGAAGCTGGTGACAGCCGCGACGTCCTCGCGGGCGAGCAGGTCATCGGCTGCCACGGGATCGGCGGGGCTGCTGTCGAGTAGCACGTCCCAGCCTGCAGCAACGTCGGCGACCATGTCGTCGATCGTGCGCTCGAAGGTCGCGGTGACGGCCGAGATGATCGTCACGGTGAACAGGACGAGGGAGAACATCGCGAGCAGCATCCCGGTGCGGAAGCGGCGCGCCAGCGGGTAGGCGACGCCGAGCCGCGTGGCGAGCCCTCGCCGGCCGCCGAGCCGGTCGAGCAGCAGGCTCCACACGCCGTCCAGGGCGACGGCCATCGCCACCGCACCCGCGGTGAGCACGACACCCTGGGTGACGAAGGCCGCATCGTCGAGACCGCCCATGATGTCGGGGAACAGCGGCAGCGCACCGAGCCCCCAGCCGAGGACGGCCCCGGCGACGAGCAGCCGCGCGACCCGCTCGGGTAGCACCCGGCGCAGGAGCGGACCCGCCGAGAACGCTGCGGCAGGGACGCCGAGCAGCAGGGCGACCGGATCCTCGCTGAGATAGCCGAGGACGCCGACGGCGGCGCCGAGCAGCACGCCGAGGCCGCCGAGCACGAGCGTGGACCGGCGCAGCCGGACCGCCCGCGGCTCGGGCAGCTCACGGATGGCACGGATCACGTTGAGCCGGGCGATGCGCACGCTGGTGAGCCAGATCGTGGTCAACGAGATGACGAGGCCGGCGAGGGCGCCGACGGCGAGGCTCGTCGGCTCGACCACCAGCGGCAGGTCCAGGCTGCGGCCAGGCTGCGCGAACAGCCCGCCCGCGGCCAGCGCCACGAGCCAGCCGACACCGACGCCGGCGAGTGCGCCCAGCACGGCGGCGGGCAGGGCGTACAGCGCCCCTTCGATGGCGAACGTGCGCGACAGCCGCCGGCGGGTGAAGCCGAGCGCGCGGAGCATCCCGAGCTCCGCTCGGCGCTCCTCGGCGAGCATGACGAACAGGTTGACGAGCAGCAGGATCCCGGCGAGGACGCTGAACGCGCCCACGGTGGTGAACAGCTGGGTGATCGCGGCGCCGTCACGGCGGGCGGCGTCGATGATCGTGGCCTTCTCCGCGGTGACCTCCACGGGGTCGCCCGGCAGCGCGGCAACGGCGGCACGCACCTGCGCGGCGGCATCGTCAGTGGCGTCCCTCGTGTCGAGGACCCCGCCGGACAGTGAGATGAGCAGGTGCTCACGTGGCGGCTCGCCGGCGGCGACGTCGACCGCGAGGCGGGCGATCGTGCCAGGCGCCACGACCGCGCCGCCGTGGCCGGCCAGGCCGACCTCGTCGCGGACGTCGGCGACGGTCAGGTCGACCGTCGATCCGTAGGCGTGCAGGCGCACGACGTCCCCGACGGTGACGTCGAGCCGATCGGCCACGGCGGTGTTGACCAGCAACGCGTCGCCGGCGACCGCAGGTGCGTCGGCGAGGCCCGTGATGGCGGGTTGGCTGCCGAAGCCGCGGGCCGCGTCCAGGTCGACCTCGAGGAGGCGAACCCGCGGTGCGGCCGTGCTCCCGTCTGCGGCGGCGATCGTCGCCGTCGCGGTGACGGCCGGCAGGACGTCCTCGATCGCGGGGATGGCGGCCTGGTCGATGGCGGCGCGGACCGGCGCGGTGCTCGTGCCGGCGGGCACGGTGACGGTGAGGTCGATGGGGCCGTGCTGGGTCCGCGCGACGTCGGTGAGGGAGCCTTCGAGGACGTCGCCGACGACCAGCGAGGAGGTGATGATCGCGGTGCCGAGCAGGGCTCCGCCGACGACGAGCAGTGCCTCTGACGGCCGGCGGCGGATGTTGCGGACGGCCAGCGCGGCGAGTGTGCGCTGGCGCGCAGCAGCGAACGCGAGCGGCGCCAGGAGCGCTGCGGCGAGGGCGGTGAGGACGGCGGTCATGCACTCACCTCGGCGGTCGCGGTGGCGCTGGCGTCGGGCGCGCCGTCGAAGACGACGCGGCCGTCGCGGACCTCGACGAGGCGCTGTCCCGTCCGGCCGAGCGTCTCGTCATGGGTGACGACGACGAGGGCCTGGCCGGCGGCGTGGACCTCGCGGAGCAGGTCGACGACTCCAGCGGCCGTGCGACTGTCGAGGGCACCGGTCGGCTCGTCGGCCCACACGAGGGCGGGCTCGGCGACGAGCGCGCGAGCGACGGTGACGCGCTGCTGCTCGCCACCGGAGAGCTCACCGGGTCGGTGGCCACCACGGTCGGCCAGGCCGACCCGGGCGAGCATGTCGGCCGCCCGCTTGCGGGCCTGCGTCGGCGACGCGCCGGTGAGGAGCAGGGGCAGTTCGACGTTCTCGGCGGCGGACAGCACGGGGATGAGGTTGAACGCCTGGAAGATGAACCCCATGCGTCGTGCCCGGTGGCGGGTGCGGTCGGCGTCGGACATCGCGAACAGGTCGACGCCGTCGACGGAGACGGTGCCGGCGTCGATGTCGTCGAGACCCGACAGGCAGTTGAGCAGCGTCGTCTTGCCGTTGCCGGAGGGACCCATGACCATCACGAGCTCGCCAGGGTGGACGTCGAGGTCGATACCCAGCAGCGCGTGCACGTCCTCGCCGCCGGTCCGGTAGGTCTTCGCCACGCCGCGAGCGGACAAGATGGGTGCGGGCGAGGTCGTCCTGCCGGCAGTTCGGGCCGGGTCGCGCCGGGTGGTGCGCATCGTGTCGTTCCTCTCGTCGGGCGACGTCGCGGCGGATGGCGACGGCATGCACCGACGTTGGGGGAACGGGCGGGCACGCACATCGGTCCCGGGGCTGGACCTGCACCGGCCGGACGAGGGGCACCGAGGTCATGCTTTCGGCTGACGCACCAGCACACAGCTCCTCCGTAGGCTGACGCGATGGTGAACACGGTGCGATCACTGCTGGCAGAACCTCGGCCTGACCAGCCGCCGGTGCCCCGATGGCGGGACTTCGCGCTGGTCGCCGGGCTGCTCGCCTCGTCGGCGATCGAGGTCGCCGTTCGCGATGGGGTCTCGTGGGGGCCGGCGAGGGTGTCCTTCGTGGCGCTGCTGGCGGTCTGTCTGCTCCGACGGCGGGCGCGACCGCTGGGTGCGGTAGCGGTGATGTGGAGCGCGGTAGGGGTGCTGGCAGCGCTTGCCCTGCTCGGGGTCGATACGACCGCCTACGAGTTGAACTCCTACGTGTGGATCCTCGTCCTGCCCTACGCCCTGGTCCGTTGGGGCTCGGGGGTCGAGGTCGCCACCGGGATGGCGATCGTGCTGGCAGCTGGTGTGTTGGGTTTCGCCAGTGATCCCCCGACGGCCGAGGACGCGATCGGCGGGTCGGTCGCGCTCGCCTTCCCGGCTGTGCTCGCTGCGTCGACCAGGTTCCGCGCGATGGCGCGCCGCCGGGAGCTCGACGAGGTGAAGCTGCGGGAGCGCGAGCAGATCGCCCGGGACCTGCATGACACCATCGCGCACCACGTGGCGGCCATCACCATCCAGGCGCAGGCCGGGCGGGCGGTGGCGGCGAGGGCACCAGACCGGGCGGTCGAGGCGCTGGCGGTGATCGAAGAGGAGGCGTCGCGGACGCTCGAGGAGATGCGGTCGATGGTCGGCGTGCTTCGTGATCGCGAGGGGCGGGAGGACCCTCACGGCTCCGACGTCCGTGAGGCTCCGACGGCGCCGCGGCCGGGGGTGGGCGAGATCCCGGCGCTCGCGCGTGTGGGCGGGGACTGGCCGCGCATCGAGGTGGCGCTGCGCGGCGAGCTCGAGGACCTGAGCCCCACGGTGGACGCGGCGGTGTACCGGCTCGCACAGGAGTCGATCACCAACGCGGTGCGCCACGCCCGCCACGCGACCCGTGTCGAGGTCGTCGTCGAAGGCGACGCGGACGCCGTGCGCCTCACGGTCCGCGACGACGGGGACGTGCGGACGGGAGACCGCGGAGTTCGGCAGGGCTACGGGCTGGTCGGGATGACCGAGCGCGCGACCTTGCTCGGAGGGACGTTGTCGGCCGGGCCGGGTGCGGATGGCGGCTGGACGGTTCGGGCGGTGCTGCCGCGGGCAGGTGCACGCCCATGACCATCCGCGTCCTCGTCGCCGACGATCAGGACATCGTGCGCAGCGGGCTCACCATGCTCCTCGACGCCCAACCGGACATCGCGGTGGTCGGGCAGGCCCGCGACGGCCGGGAAGCGGTACGCCTGGCGCGGGAGCTGCAGCCCGACGTTTGCCTGTTCGACATCCGCATGCCGGAGCTCGACGGGATCGAAGCGACACGACAGCTCGCCGGTCCAGAGGTCGACGACCCCCTGGCGGTCGTCGTCATCACGACGTTCGACCTCGACGAGTACGTCCACGGCGCCCTCAAGGCCGGCGCCCGCGGGTTCCTCCTCAAGGACGCTGGCCCTGACCTGCTGGCTCAGGCCGTGCACGCGGCGGCCAACGGCGACGCACTCATCGCGCCGAGCGTGACGGCGCGGCTGCTCTCGACCTTCTCGCGCGTCGAGCCGCAGCGTCCACCGGCACAGCCGATCGAGCCGCTGACCGCTCGCGAGGAGGAGGTCCTCCTGGCCGTGGCCCGAGGCTGGACGAACGTCGAGATCGCCGACGGGCTCTTCATCAGCCTGTCCACCGTGAAGACCCACATCGCGAGCCTCATGCGCAAGCTCGGTGCACGCAACCGCGTCGAGATCGCCATGTGGGCCTACGAGAGCGACCGCATCCGCGGGTGACGCCAACCGATCGGGCCGTCTCTCGGTCCATCAGCCGGAAGGATGAGCTGCGTACCGGCCCTCCGGCTGGCCAGGTCGAGCCCGCAGACCGATGTGCCCGGCGGCTCCGCTGGCCATCGTGAACTCCCCGGCGATCACTGCTCCGAGCCTGCCGCTCGACGAGAAGGAGGAAGCACGATGAGTGCACCCCAGAAGCCAGACGCAGCCCAGCTCGATGACCCGCAGGTCCCAGTGCCGTTGAAGCTCGCGGCAGCCTGGACCAGCTTCATGTTCCTCTACATCTACGTCGACTACCTCACCCTGTACGAGCCCGGCTTCATCGACGACATCCTGGCCGGCATCGTCTGGGAGTTCGACGTCAGCCAAACCTTCGTCGTCAGTGCGCTCACGCTCGTGGCGATCCCGATCCTGATGGTGGTCCTGTCGGTGACGCTGCCCGCGCGGGCGAACCGCGCGACGAACCTCGTGGTGGCGTCCATCTACGTCCCCGTCTCGGTCTTCAACGTGGTGGGCGAGTCGTGGACGTACTTCTTCGGCCTCGGCGTGGCGCTCGAGGTTCTCTTGCTCACCGGGATCATCCGCTGCGCCTACCGCTGGCCCAGGACCGCTCGAGTCGCTGTTCGGACTGCACACGTCGAGGCGTGGGGGTGACAGCACACCACCCTTCGCGGCGCCGGCCGGTGACCGCTCTCGCGCTCTGGCTGGCGTAACGGAGAGGCGCGCGCGTCCGACCTCGTGCCCGACGGTTCGGCGCGCGTTCCGGCCCGGGCGCGGTCGTAGACGGTCGCGTGACCACATGGCGGCAGCGCCATGATGCGCCGATCTCGCGCCCGCCCAGCCCGATCACACGGGGCGCACCTCGGCCCGGGTGGTCAGCCGAGTTCGTCGGGCATCTCGGCCTTGCGGCGCGAGACGAACTCCCGCAGCTCCTCGTCGACCGCCTCGTCGATCGGCGGGGGCTCGTAGGCGGCGAGCTGCCGCTTCCACACCGCGTTCGCGCGCTGCGCGGCGTCGAGACGGCCTTCCTCCTCCCACTGCTCGAAGCTGGTGTTGTCCGCGATGGTCGAGCGGTAGAACGCCTGCTCGAAGTTCGCGAGGGTGTGCGCGCTGCCCAGGAAGTGTTGGCCCGGGCCGGTTTCACGGATCGCGTCGAGGGCCTGGCCGTTCTCGCTCAGGTCCACGCCGCGGACGAAGACCTCCATCATCCCGAGCTGGTCGGCGTCCATGACGAACTTCTCGAAGCTGAGCGCGAGCCCCCCCTCGAGCCACCCGGCAGCGTGGAGGACGAAGTTGACGCCGGCGAGGATCGTCGGCAGCAGCGTGTTCGCGCTCTCGTAGGCCGCCTGCGCGTCGGGCAGCTTCGAAGCCGTCAGCGAGCCGCCCGAACGGAACGGCACGCCCAGCCGCCGGGCGAGCGCCGCGACCACGTAGAGCACCAACGCCGGTTCGGGGGTGCCGAAGGTCGGCGCGCCGGTCTGCATCGACATCGAGCTGGCGAACGAGCCGAACACGACCGGCGCCCCCGGCCTGACCAGCTGCACGAACGTCATGCCGGCCAGCGCCTCCGCGAGGGTCTGGGCGGCGACGCCCGCGGTCGTCACGGGCGCCATCGCGCCGGCGAGGATGAAGGGGGTGATGATGCAGGCCTGCTTCTGCTCGGCATAGACCTGCGCGGCCGCGAGCATCGACGCGTCCCAGACCAGCGGGGACGACGCGTTGATGAGGCTCGTCAGCACCGTGCGTCCGGCGAGGTCGCCGCCGAAGGCGATCCGTGCGAGCTCGACGCTGTCTGCGGCCCGTTCGCCCGACGTCACCGAGCCCATGAACGGCTTGTCGCCGTAGCGCAGGTGGGCGTAGACCATGTCGAGGTGCCGCTTGTTGACCGGCACGTCGACCGGCTCGCACACGGTCCCGCCCGAGTGGTGGATCGTCGGCGTGAGGGAGACCAGCTTCACCAGGTTCTGGAAGTCCTCCAGGGTCGCGTAGCGCCGGCCACGGTCGAGGTCGGTCACGAACGGTGAGCCGTAGTTGGGCGCGAACACGGTCGCGTCCCCGCCGATCGTGACGCTGCGCTGGGGGTTGCGGGCGTGCTGCACGTAGGAGGCCGGGGCGTGTTCGCCGACGATCCGACGGCACAGCCCGCGCGGAAAGTGCACCCGTTCGCCGTCGACCTCGGCGCCGGCGTCGGCCAGCAGCCGCAGGGCCTCCGGGTGGCCGCGGAACTCGATGCCGACCTCCTCGAGGATCGTGTCGGCGTTGTGCTCGATCAGCTCGAGGCCCTCGTCGCTCAGCACCTCGAACGGGCGCATCGTCCGGGTCAGGAACGGCGGATGCGTGGCCGTCGCCGCGCTGCGGCTGGCCCGCCGTGCCTCGCGGCCACCGCCGCGACGTCCGCGGCCACGCGCATCGGTCACCGAGGGCTCCATCGCGCTCACCTCCACTCAGCTCGGTCGGGGTCGGGCACGGTGCCCGGTGCGTCGCCGTCGGGCCGGGGCACCCACCGCGCCGTGTTCGGCCCGCTCGGGCAGCGGAACGACCTCGGCGAGGTGCGGCGACGCGGCGTCGCGGTGCGGGAACGCGAGGGCGGCGACGAACAGCTCCTGGAAGCGGGGCTCGGTGGCGGTCTCGATCTTGGTGATGCCGCGCACGACGGCCTCGACCTCGGCACGCTGTGTGCCGGACAGCAGCGCCCGGACGGCGCCGGAGCCGGCGGCGTTGCCGACCGAGCGCACGGCGGCGAGCGGGACGTCGGGCACCAGCCCGAGCACGAGCGCGTACAGCGGGTCGAGGTGGGTGCCGAAGGCGCCCGCCAGGCGGACGTCGTCGATCCGGTCCAGCGCGGCACGCTCACGCAGCAGGTCGACCCCGGCGCGCAGCGCCGCCTTCGCGAGCTGGATCGCGCGTACGTCGGCCTGCGTGATGCGCAACTCGGGGCCGCCGTCGGTGGGCCGGTGGAGGACGTAGCTCGCGGTGCGGCCGTCCGGAACGACCCGGTCGGTGCGGGCCGCGAGCTCGGGACGGATGACGCCCTGCGCGTCGATCACCCCCGCGAGGAACAGCTCGCCGATGACCTCGACGATGCCCGAACCACACACGCCGGTGACGCCGGTGGCGGCGACGGCGCGCGGGAAGTCGACCTCGTCGGACCAGCGCTCGCAACCGATCACCTTGACGCGCGGCTCCAGCGTGCTGCGGTCGATCCGTACCCGTTCGATCGCGCCGGCGGTCGCGCGCTGCCCGCAGCTGATCTGCGCCCCCTCGAAGGCGGGGCCGGTCGGACTGGAGGCGGCGAACAGCGCCCGGTCGTTGCCGAGCACGATCTCCGCGTTGGTGCCGACGTCCACGAGCAGCTGGACCGCCGAGCTGCGGTGCGGTCCCTCGGCGAGGATCGCAGCGGCCGTGTCCGCACCGACGTGACCGGCGACGCACGGCGCGACGTAGAGCCGCCCCGCCGGCGCGTCGATCCCCACGTCGGTGGCACGTGCCTCGACCCGGTCGCTGGTCGCCAGCGCGAAGGGCGCCTGACCGAGCGGGGTGGGGTCGATGCCCAGCACGAGGTGGTGCATGATCGGGTTGCCGACGACCACGACCTCGAGCAGCTGCGAACGCGGCAGGTCCGCGGCGTCGAGGAGTTCGCCGACGAGCCCGTCCAGCGCCTCGCGGACCACCGCCGTCAGCGCGCCGGCGCCGTCCGGGTGCAGCATCACGTACGACACCCGGCTCATCAGGTCCTCGCCGAACCGCAGCTGGGGGTTCATCAGGCCGGCGCTGGCGAGCACCTCGCCGCTGGCCAGATCGCACAGGTGCCCGGCGATCGTGGTCGAGCCGACGTCGATCGCCACGCCGGCGATCCGGTCGACGTAGCCGGGCCACACCGCGACCAGCCGCTGGTCCCGGAGCGCGACCGTGACGCGACCGTCCTCGGCGGCCACCGCCGCGTACAGCGTGCGCAGGACCTCGGTCGTCGGTTCGAAACCGGCAACGCCCCACGTGCGCGCCAGCGCCCGGCGCAGGCCGTCCAGCACGTTCGGGGCCGTCTCCCCGGGCTGCAACTCGACGTAGCGGGCCACGACCACCGGATCGATCGTCACCCCCTCGAGCCCGATCTCCTTGCGGACCACCTGCTTGTGGATCTGACTGGCCGGCGGGACGTCGACCACCAGGTCGCCGACGATCCGCAGGGCGCAACCGAGGCGGTGCCCCTCGACGAGGGGGCGGCGCCCCCGGTAGCCGGCCTCGATCGCGTCCGGGTCGGTGACGTGGTCGGGCTGCACGATCACGCCCCACTTCGGGAACGACCCGATGCTCGGCACCACCTGGCAGCGACCGCAGATTCCGCGCCCGCCGCACACGGAGTCGAGGTCGACGCCCAGCTGCCGGGCGGCCTCGAGGACCGTGGTCCCGGCCGCGACCCGGCCGCTGAGCCCGGACGGGGTGAACACGACGCGATGCTGGTCGTGTCCGCTCCCGTTCGTGCGGATCGTCATAGGGCCTCGCCCGCCATCCGTGCCCGCCGGCCGCCGCGACGCCGTGCGCCCTCGGCGCCGGCACCGTCGCCGCCGGGCGCACGGTGCGTGGCGATCCACGTGGCGCAGTTGACGTCGTGACCCGCCAGCACGTCGGCCGCCATGACCGCCGAGCGGACCTCGGGGTGCAGCGGGTTCATGATCGCCGAGGTCAGGCCGTGCCCGATCGCCATGGCCAGGAAGGTTCCCGTCACCGTGTGCCGGTCGGGGAGCCCGAAGCTCACGTTGGAGGCCCCACAGGTGGTGTTCACCCGCAGTTCCTCGCGCAGCCGCCGGACGAGACGGAAGACCTGCTGCCCGGCGCTGGCCATCGCCCCGATCGGCATCACCAGCGGGTCCACGACGACGTCGGCGCGTGGGATGCCGTGATCGGCGGCGCGCTCGACGATGCTTCGTGCCACCTCGAAGCGGACGTCGGGGTCCTCGGAGATGCCGGTCTCGTCGTTGGAGATGGCCACGACCGCCGCGCCGTGCCGGGCGACCAGCGGCAGGACGCGCTCGAGCACGGCCTCCTCACCGGTCACCGAGTTGACCAGCGGTTTGCCCTGGTAGACGGCGAGGCCCGCCTCGAGCGCCTCCACGATCGACGAGTCGATGGACAGGGGGACGTC
The sequence above is a segment of the Egicoccus sp. AB-alg2 genome. Coding sequences within it:
- a CDS encoding FtsX-like permease family protein; amino-acid sequence: MTAVLTALAAALLAPLAFAAARQRTLAALAVRNIRRRPSEALLVVGGALLGTAIITSSLVVGDVLEGSLTDVARTQHGPIDLTVTVPAGTSTAPVRAAIDQAAIPAIEDVLPAVTATATIAAADGSTAAPRVRLLEVDLDAARGFGSQPAITGLADAPAVAGDALLVNTAVADRLDVTVGDVVRLHAYGSTVDLTVADVRDEVGLAGHGGAVVAPGTIARLAVDVAAGEPPREHLLISLSGGVLDTRDATDDAAAQVRAAVAALPGDPVEVTAEKATIIDAARRDGAAITQLFTTVGAFSVLAGILLLVNLFVMLAEERRAELGMLRALGFTRRRLSRTFAIEGALYALPAAVLGALAGVGVGWLVALAAGGLFAQPGRSLDLPLVVEPTSLAVGALAGLVISLTTIWLTSVRIARLNVIRAIRELPEPRAVRLRRSTLVLGGLGVLLGAAVGVLGYLSEDPVALLLGVPAAAFSAGPLLRRVLPERVARLLVAGAVLGWGLGALPLFPDIMGGLDDAAFVTQGVVLTAGAVAMAVALDGVWSLLLDRLGGRRGLATRLGVAYPLARRFRTGMLLAMFSLVLFTVTIISAVTATFERTIDDMVADVAAGWDVLLDSSPADPVAADDLLAREDVAAVTSFTRGVAAFEAPHLPGALPAPLTGIDAGLLERGTPALFRRDPAYATDTEVFRAVLDDPELVIVPEGFLVTTMGTAALGVGDTFTVVGADGQQRELRIAALADIDWLGNGALVSRSTADEVLGDRGADSRSYLAVADGADAEVVAAAVDSAFLPNGAEAVSFATLVTAGVRQQLGFMALVQGFLASGLLVGISGLAVVMVRAVRERRRAIGMLRAMGVPSRTVRAALLIEAGMIAVQGTAIGVVLGLLTTRQLLAGAEAFGDGQLPFHTPWAALLLIIALPLAAALAATAWPASRAAAIQPATALRTTG
- a CDS encoding ABC transporter ATP-binding protein, giving the protein MAKTYRTGGEDVHALLGIDLDVHPGELVMVMGPSGNGKTTLLNCLSGLDDIDAGTVSVDGVDLFAMSDADRTRHRARRMGFIFQAFNLIPVLSAAENVELPLLLTGASPTQARKRAADMLARVGLADRGGHRPGELSGGEQQRVTVARALVAEPALVWADEPTGALDSRTAAGVVDLLREVHAAGQALVVVTHDETLGRTGQRLVEVRDGRVVFDGAPDASATATAEVSA
- a CDS encoding sensor histidine kinase, encoding MRSLLAEPRPDQPPVPRWRDFALVAGLLASSAIEVAVRDGVSWGPARVSFVALLAVCLLRRRARPLGAVAVMWSAVGVLAALALLGVDTTAYELNSYVWILVLPYALVRWGSGVEVATGMAIVLAAGVLGFASDPPTAEDAIGGSVALAFPAVLAASTRFRAMARRRELDEVKLREREQIARDLHDTIAHHVAAITIQAQAGRAVAARAPDRAVEALAVIEEEASRTLEEMRSMVGVLRDREGREDPHGSDVREAPTAPRPGVGEIPALARVGGDWPRIEVALRGELEDLSPTVDAAVYRLAQESITNAVRHARHATRVEVVVEGDADAVRLTVRDDGDVRTGDRGVRQGYGLVGMTERATLLGGTLSAGPGADGGWTVRAVLPRAGARP
- a CDS encoding response regulator, whose translation is MTIRVLVADDQDIVRSGLTMLLDAQPDIAVVGQARDGREAVRLARELQPDVCLFDIRMPELDGIEATRQLAGPEVDDPLAVVVITTFDLDEYVHGALKAGARGFLLKDAGPDLLAQAVHAAANGDALIAPSVTARLLSTFSRVEPQRPPAQPIEPLTAREEEVLLAVARGWTNVEIADGLFISLSTVKTHIASLMRKLGARNRVEIAMWAYESDRIRG
- a CDS encoding DUF6326 family protein, with product MSAPQKPDAAQLDDPQVPVPLKLAAAWTSFMFLYIYVDYLTLYEPGFIDDILAGIVWEFDVSQTFVVSALTLVAIPILMVVLSVTLPARANRATNLVVASIYVPVSVFNVVGESWTYFFGLGVALEVLLLTGIIRCAYRWPRTARVAVRTAHVEAWG
- a CDS encoding trimethylamine methyltransferase family protein; the protein is MEPSVTDARGRGRRGGGREARRASRSAATATHPPFLTRTMRPFEVLSDEGLELIEHNADTILEEVGIEFRGHPEALRLLADAGAEVDGERVHFPRGLCRRIVGEHAPASYVQHARNPQRSVTIGGDATVFAPNYGSPFVTDLDRGRRYATLEDFQNLVKLVSLTPTIHHSGGTVCEPVDVPVNKRHLDMVYAHLRYGDKPFMGSVTSGERAADSVELARIAFGGDLAGRTVLTSLINASSPLVWDASMLAAAQVYAEQKQACIITPFILAGAMAPVTTAGVAAQTLAEALAGMTFVQLVRPGAPVVFGSFASSMSMQTGAPTFGTPEPALVLYVVAALARRLGVPFRSGGSLTASKLPDAQAAYESANTLLPTILAGVNFVLHAAGWLEGGLALSFEKFVMDADQLGMMEVFVRGVDLSENGQALDAIRETGPGQHFLGSAHTLANFEQAFYRSTIADNTSFEQWEEEGRLDAAQRANAVWKRQLAAYEPPPIDEAVDEELREFVSRRKAEMPDELG
- a CDS encoding ASKHA domain-containing protein; translation: MTIRTNGSGHDQHRVVFTPSGLSGRVAAGTTVLEAARQLGVDLDSVCGGRGICGRCQVVPSIGSFPKWGVIVQPDHVTDPDAIEAGYRGRRPLVEGHRLGCALRIVGDLVVDVPPASQIHKQVVRKEIGLEGVTIDPVVVARYVELQPGETAPNVLDGLRRALARTWGVAGFEPTTEVLRTLYAAVAAEDGRVTVALRDQRLVAVWPGYVDRIAGVAIDVGSTTIAGHLCDLASGEVLASAGLMNPQLRFGEDLMSRVSYVMLHPDGAGALTAVVREALDGLVGELLDAADLPRSQLLEVVVVGNPIMHHLVLGIDPTPLGQAPFALATSDRVEARATDVGIDAPAGRLYVAPCVAGHVGADTAAAILAEGPHRSSAVQLLVDVGTNAEIVLGNDRALFAASSPTGPAFEGAQISCGQRATAGAIERVRIDRSTLEPRVKVIGCERWSDEVDFPRAVAATGVTGVCGSGIVEVIGELFLAGVIDAQGVIRPELAARTDRVVPDGRTASYVLHRPTDGGPELRITQADVRAIQLAKAALRAGVDLLRERAALDRIDDVRLAGAFGTHLDPLYALVLGLVPDVPLAAVRSVGNAAGSGAVRALLSGTQRAEVEAVVRGITKIETATEPRFQELFVAALAFPHRDAASPHLAEVVPLPERAEHGAVGAPARRRRTGHRARPRPS
- a CDS encoding dihydropteroate synthase, translating into MTDTVVSSATREVVLGFGRPFVMIGERINPTGRSILAEEMKAGDFTRVEADAVAQVAGGAHMLDVNAGIPLADEPALLARAVQLVQSVTDVPLSIDSSIVEALEAGLAVYQGKPLVNSVTGEEAVLERVLPLVARHGAAVVAISNDETGISEDPDVRFEVARSIVERAADHGIPRADVVVDPLVMPIGAMASAGQQVFRLVRRLREELRVNTTCGASNVSFGLPDRHTVTGTFLAMAIGHGLTSAIMNPLHPEVRSAVMAADVLAGHDVNCATWIATHRAPGGDGAGAEGARRRGGRRARMAGEAL